A single region of the Pseudomonas sp. B21-023 genome encodes:
- a CDS encoding DUF2878 domain-containing protein, which yields MPRAWLIANALWLQVGWWACVLGAKVPWLLLLVPLGLAVHLKLCPARSTEVGALLRVTLAGCMLDGLLGAIGIFRFEAWPLPLWLALLWLVLASGLRHSLAWAGWPFWRGASVGALGGPLAYLSGAGLADVALPLGPVATGLLLIPVWALALPLLVRLAARR from the coding sequence ATGCCCCGCGCCTGGCTGATCGCCAATGCGCTATGGCTGCAGGTGGGCTGGTGGGCCTGCGTGCTGGGCGCCAAGGTTCCCTGGCTATTGCTCCTGGTGCCGCTGGGGCTGGCCGTGCACCTTAAACTGTGCCCGGCCCGCAGCACCGAAGTCGGCGCACTGTTACGCGTGACCTTGGCCGGTTGCATGCTGGACGGCCTGCTGGGGGCAATTGGGATTTTTCGTTTCGAGGCATGGCCACTGCCATTGTGGCTGGCGCTGCTGTGGCTGGTGCTGGCCAGCGGCTTGCGCCACAGCCTGGCCTGGGCGGGTTGGCCGTTTTGGCGCGGTGCGTCAGTCGGCGCGCTGGGTGGCCCGTTGGCGTACCTGAGCGGTGCCGGGCTGGCCGATGTCGCCTTGCCCCTGGGGCCCGTGGCCACGGGCTTGCTGCTGATACCGGTCTGGGCCCTGGCCCTGCCCTTGCTGGTGCGCCTCGCCGCGCGGCGCTGA
- a CDS encoding DUF6482 family protein encodes MNLNTLFDQVGAGKVRALELLSLEGGFYLLRAMADAGPVTLSDDHGQALRFRSITQLRQVLAGLPTVPCMLVQHVVHDEMCGQGDGPVAPLRVPVTLDEQW; translated from the coding sequence ATGAATCTCAATACACTTTTCGATCAGGTCGGCGCCGGGAAGGTCCGGGCGCTGGAGCTGCTGTCGCTGGAAGGCGGTTTCTACCTGCTGCGGGCCATGGCCGACGCAGGGCCGGTCACGCTGAGCGACGATCACGGGCAGGCCCTGCGCTTTCGCTCCATCACGCAGTTGCGCCAGGTGCTGGCCGGGCTGCCGACGGTGCCGTGCATGCTGGTCCAGCACGTGGTACACGATGAAATGTGCGGGCAAGGCGACGGCCCCGTCGCGCCGCTGCGGGTGCCGGTGACGCTGGACGAGCAGTGGTAG
- a CDS encoding DUF3833 domain-containing protein — protein sequence MYKALLLAGCLLLGSCGNVGVEHYADEQPKLDLAAFFSRPVQAWGMFQKRSGEVVKRFHVRIDSRRDGDRLILDEQFLYSDGTRQRRTWTLVPDGPGRWRGTAGDVIGEARGEVAGNALRWRYQLDLPVDGRHWQVDLDDWMYLMDDDTLINRSRMSKLGVEIGQVTLFFRRLPEGTR from the coding sequence ATGTACAAAGCCCTGTTATTGGCCGGGTGCCTGCTGCTGGGCAGCTGTGGCAATGTCGGCGTCGAGCACTATGCCGACGAGCAACCCAAGCTGGACCTGGCGGCCTTCTTTTCGCGTCCGGTGCAGGCCTGGGGCATGTTCCAGAAGCGTTCCGGCGAGGTGGTGAAGCGTTTTCACGTGCGTATCGACAGCCGCCGCGATGGCGACCGGTTGATCCTCGACGAGCAGTTTCTCTACAGCGACGGTACCCGACAGCGGCGCACCTGGACGCTGGTACCCGATGGCCCCGGTCGCTGGCGTGGCACCGCTGGCGACGTGATCGGCGAGGCCCGCGGCGAGGTGGCTGGCAATGCGCTGCGCTGGCGTTACCAGCTGGACCTGCCGGTTGACGGGCGGCACTGGCAGGTGGACCTGGACGACTGGATGTACCTGATGGACGACGACACCCTGATCAACCGCTCGCGCATGAGCAAGCTGGGCGTGGAGATCGGCCAGGTCACCCTGTTCTTCCGCCGCCTGCCGGAGGGCACGCGATGA
- a CDS encoding chalcone isomerase family protein, whose amino-acid sequence MTFALRLACFCLLLISLASIGADWRATLPAAQRLGEGEFTWFGLRLYSARLWAEGPLLDWGRPFALELAYHRSLSRDTLVKASIEEMRRLGAGSVTAQQLDAWTGEMQAAFVDVRPGMRITGVYLPQAGCRFYVDGRLRREVADVAFARAFFAIWLDPRARDPQLRQRLLGLDGNDRGQ is encoded by the coding sequence ATGACCTTCGCTCTACGATTAGCCTGCTTCTGTCTGCTGTTGATCTCGCTCGCCTCGATCGGCGCGGATTGGCGAGCCACGCTGCCGGCGGCTCAACGGCTGGGTGAAGGCGAGTTCACCTGGTTCGGCCTGCGCCTGTACAGCGCCCGCTTGTGGGCAGAAGGCCCGCTGCTGGACTGGGGTCGACCGTTCGCCCTGGAGCTTGCTTACCACCGGTCGTTGTCCCGGGACACCCTGGTCAAGGCCAGCATTGAGGAGATGCGTCGCCTTGGCGCCGGCAGCGTCACGGCACAGCAACTCGACGCCTGGACCGGGGAAATGCAAGCGGCATTCGTGGATGTGCGTCCCGGTATGCGCATCACGGGGGTGTACCTCCCGCAAGCAGGTTGCCGCTTCTACGTCGATGGCCGGCTGCGCCGTGAAGTGGCCGATGTGGCTTTTGCCCGGGCGTTCTTCGCCATCTGGCTGGATCCGCGCGCCCGGGATCCACAACTGCGCCAGCGCCTGCTCGGCCTGGACGGCAACGATCGAGGACAATGA
- a CDS encoding cryptochrome/photolyase family protein, giving the protein MRLGLVLGDQLSFELASLAALDPARDAILMAEVEGEARYVPHHPQKIVLIFSAMRHFAQALRARGWHVHYVELDADGNSASIAGELRRWQQALGASEIHLTECGEWRLEQTLREAGLPLVWHRDTRFLCSREAFARWAQGRTQLRMEHFYRGMRKRCGLLLEPDGSPAGGAWNFDDENRKPLARGLRGPFPAHFEQDAITRGVVALVRQRFSDHYGELDGFDYPVTHADAQQLWRHFLDFGLAAFGDYQDAMAEGEPYLFHARISAALNIGLLDVRCLCEEVEDAWRRGRVPLNAAEGFIRQLIGWREYVRGIYWLRMPEYAGLNRLGNTRGLPDFYWTGQTRMRCMAQAIGQTLRLGYAHHIQRLMVTGNFALLAGIVPAAICQWYLAVYIDAFDWVELPNTLGMVMHADGGYLGSKPYCASGRYIQRMSDHCKACSFRVDKAVGEDACPFNALYWHFLIRHRAQLSGNPRLALVYRSLDGMAPARREGVWQRGQALLARLDAGQDL; this is encoded by the coding sequence ATGCGCCTGGGCCTGGTGCTGGGCGACCAGCTGTCGTTCGAATTGGCGAGTCTCGCCGCGCTGGACCCTGCCCGCGATGCGATTCTGATGGCTGAAGTGGAGGGCGAGGCACGCTACGTGCCGCATCATCCGCAGAAGATCGTGCTTATCTTCAGCGCCATGCGTCATTTCGCCCAGGCGCTGAGGGCGCGTGGCTGGCATGTGCACTACGTCGAACTGGACGCCGACGGCAACAGTGCCAGCATTGCCGGCGAACTGCGTCGCTGGCAGCAGGCCCTGGGCGCCAGCGAGATCCACCTGACCGAGTGCGGTGAGTGGCGCCTGGAACAGACGTTACGGGAGGCAGGGCTACCGTTGGTGTGGCACCGCGACACCCGTTTCCTGTGCTCGCGAGAGGCTTTCGCACGCTGGGCCCAGGGCCGCACCCAGCTGCGCATGGAGCATTTCTACCGCGGCATGCGCAAGCGTTGCGGCCTGCTCCTGGAGCCCGACGGCAGCCCGGCGGGGGGCGCATGGAATTTCGATGACGAAAATCGCAAGCCGTTGGCGCGCGGTCTGCGAGGCCCGTTTCCGGCGCATTTTGAACAGGATGCCATTACCCGTGGCGTGGTGGCCTTGGTTCGCCAGCGTTTCAGCGACCATTACGGCGAACTGGATGGTTTCGACTATCCCGTGACTCATGCCGACGCTCAACAGCTATGGCGTCATTTTCTCGATTTCGGCCTGGCGGCGTTTGGCGACTATCAGGACGCCATGGCTGAAGGCGAGCCCTACCTGTTCCATGCGCGCATCAGCGCGGCGCTGAACATCGGGCTGCTGGACGTGCGCTGCCTGTGCGAGGAGGTGGAAGACGCCTGGCGCCGGGGCCGGGTGCCGCTCAACGCCGCAGAGGGCTTCATTCGCCAGTTGATTGGCTGGCGCGAGTATGTGCGCGGTATCTACTGGCTGCGCATGCCCGAATACGCCGGGCTCAACCGCCTGGGCAACACGCGTGGCCTGCCGGACTTTTACTGGACCGGGCAGACGCGCATGCGCTGCATGGCGCAGGCCATCGGACAGACCTTGCGCCTCGGTTACGCGCATCACATCCAGCGGCTGATGGTCACCGGCAACTTCGCCCTGCTGGCCGGAATCGTGCCCGCCGCGATCTGCCAATGGTACCTGGCCGTGTACATCGACGCGTTCGACTGGGTAGAACTGCCCAACACCCTGGGGATGGTGATGCACGCCGATGGCGGTTACCTGGGTTCCAAACCCTATTGCGCCAGTGGTCGCTACATTCAGCGGATGTCCGATCACTGCAAGGCCTGCAGCTTCAGGGTGGACAAGGCGGTCGGTGAAGACGCTTGCCCATTCAATGCGTTGTACTGGCATTTTCTCATTCGCCACCGCGCCCAGCTTTCAGGCAATCCTCGTCTGGCCTTGGTGTATCGCAGCCTGGACGGCATGGCGCCTGCCCGTCGCGAGGGCGTGTGGCAACGCGGCCAGGCGTTGCTGGCGCGGCTCGATGCCGGCCAGGACTTATGA